The sequence CTGCACTCAGCGGATTCAGCATTTTTACTGATTGCTCGTCTTTATATTGCTCCAGGCCTTCGTAATAACCCGATTTTGTTAAAGAGTTCGACCAAATTTCATTAAAACCTTGTGACGTCAGCATTTCTGCAACCAGGTTCTTCACACTGTCTGGATTTGGTTTGTCGGCAGTTTGCAACGACGATTTTACCTGTGTAGGAATTTCAATGTTGTTGTAACCATAAATTCTCAGGATCTCTTCAATTACATCGGCTTCGCGTTTTACGTCAACACGATAAGCCGGAACAAGCAATTCCAAACCGGTTTCGTTCTCGCTTTCAATTTTAATTTCCAACGATTCGAGAATACTTTTTACAGCATCAGTACCCAGATCTTTACCAATTAAACGCGTGATATTTGCAAACGAAACACTCACTTTGAAATCTTCTATCGGCTCAGGGTAAATATCAATAATGTCGGAAGAAATAGTTCCCCCGGCAATTTCTTTAATCAATAGTGCGGCACGTTTTAGTGCGTAAATTTGACCGTTCGGATCAACTCCGCGTTCGAAACGAAACGATGCATCGGTGTTTAACCCATGACGGCGGGCAGTTTTACGAATATAAACCGGATCGAAATAGGCACTTTCTAAAAACACGTTTTTACTTGTTTCTTTCATACCCGATTTAATACCTCCAAAAACTCCACCAATACACATGGCTTCTTCGGTATTGCAAATCATCAGGTCGTTTTCATCCAGTTCGCGTTCAACTTCGTCAAGCGTAGTGAATTTTGTTTTGGCAGGTAGCGTTTTTACAATCACTTTTCCACCTTTAATTTCGTCGGCGTCAAAAGCGTGTAATGGTTGGCCGGTTTCAAATAACACATAATTGGTAATGTCAACCACGTTGTTAATCGGTGTCAGACCTATCATTTTTAATCGGTTCTGTAACCACTCCGGCGACTCTTTTACTTCAATTCCTGAAATGGTAACGCCTGCATAACGAGGACAAGCTTCGGTGTTTTCAACTTCAACCGGAATAACCAAATCGTTGTTGTCAACTTTAAAGTCATCAACCGATGGTTTTGTATATTCAATATCCTGGGTTTTTTTCAGGAAAGCCGCTAAATCGCGTGCCGCTCCAATATGCGATGCGCCATCGATACGGTTGGGTGTCAAATCAATTTCAATAATCCAATCCGATTCAACATTAAAATAATCTTTAGCCTGGGTGCCTACTTTTGCATGAGGATCCAATACCATAATTCCGTCATGATTACTGCCAAGACCAATTTCATCTTCGGCACAAATCATTCCCATCGACACTTCGCCACGGATTTTAGATTTTTTGATTTTAAATTCCTGGTCGCCATCATAAAGCGTAGTTCCAACAGTAGCTACAACAACTTTTTGTCCGGCGGCCACGTTGGGCGCACCGCAAACAATTGGCAATGCTTCTTCGGTGCCAACATTTACAGTTGTTTTGCTTAAATGGTCTGAATTTGGGTGTGGCTCGCAGGTAATTACTTCACCAATAACCAATCCTGCCAAACCTCCTTTAATGGTTTCTACCTCATCTAATCCGCCAACTTCCAAACCGGTTTGCGTTAAAATGTCGCAAATCTCTTCGGGCGATTGTTCCAGTTTTATGTAATCTTTTAACCAGGAATATGAAATCTTCATTTTAAAATGGTTTTTCTGTCAATTTTTTTGAATCGCACAAAAGTACTGATTTTTATTACATATACATAAGCAGATTTCTGCTAATCACAAAGAATTAAAGATGGATGAGGTGTTCTACCTGAAAATATTACAAAAGCCATACGAAACAACTTAAAAACTTGAATTCTGTCATTTATGATTGGAGTGAAAAATATTATCTTGCGCAACTTATTACGAAAAAAATCACTAATATTTAGAAAATGAAGAAACTGCTATTTTTTATTTTTATTCTGGGGTTTGGGATCATATCGTGCCAAACACAGAAAAAGGAAAGTACAAGTAACATGGACAACCCGTTTTTTAAGGAATGGAATACCCCATTTGGTGTTCCTCCGTTTGATGAAATTAAAGTAGAGCATTATGTGCCTGCTGTTAAAGAAGGAATTAAACAACAAGAAGCCGAAATTGAGGCTATTGTTAATAATTCTGAAGCACCGACTTTTGAAAACACAATTTTGGCATTCGACAAATCGGGTGCTTTATTGAGTAAAGTGAGTGGTGTTTTCGGACCACTTAGTAGTGCCGATACTAACGACGAAATGCAGGCTGTAGCACGCGAACTATCGCCATTGAGAACAGCTCACCGTAACAATATCGCAATGAACGCCGGTTTGTTCGAGCGCATTAAAGTGGTTTACGATAAACGCAATGAATTGAATTTTGACCAGGAACAAATGCGTGTGGTTGAAAAATATTACGAAGATTTTGTTCGTGGTGGTGCCAATCTTTCGGCTGAGGACCAGGAAAAACTGAAAGAGATAAATATTCAACTATCAGATCTTTATCTTCAGTTTGGCGAGAATTTGTTGGCCGAAACAAATAAAAATTACAAACTGGTTATTGATAATGAAGAAGACCTTGCCGGTTTACCGGAAGATGTAATTGCACGTGCCGCCAACGCTGCCGAAAAAGCTGGAGAAGCCGGGAAATGGGTATTTACGATGGCAAAACCAAGCTGGATTCCTTTTCTAACTTTTTCTGAAAAACGCGATTTAAGAGAAGAAATTTACCGTGCTTATTTTATGCGTGGCGACAACGACAATGAGAACGACAATAAAGAGATTATTAAACAGATCGTTCCGTTACGCGACCAGAAAGCGAAACTGTTAGGTTTCGAGAATTTTGCAGCTTACAAAGCCGACGTAAACATGGCTAAAACGCCTGAAGCGATTACTGATTTTCTGATGGAATTGTGGGAGCCAGCTTTAGAAATGGCCAAGCAAGATGTTAAAGACATGCAAAAGATCGTTGATCAGGAAGGTGGCGATTTTAAATTGCAGTCGTGGGACTGGTGGTATTATTCAGAAAAACTGCGTAAAGCAAAATTCGATTTGGATGAAGCAGAAGTAAAACCATATTTCAGTTTGGATAATGCTAAAAACGGAATTTTTTATGTGGCCAACCAATTATATGGATTACAATTTGTAGAGCGTGATGATTTGCCTACCTACCACGAAGAAGCAGAAGCATATGAAGTGCAGGAAGCCGATGGGTCGCATCTTGGTGTATTGTATATGGATTTCCATCCGCGCGATGGTAAAAGGGTAGGAGCATGGTCAACCAGTTTCCGTCCGGCATCGTATGTTGATGGCAAACGTGTTTCGCGCATTGGCTCAATCGTAATGAATTTTACCCGTCCGGCTGGCGATAGCCCGGCATTGTTAAGTTTTGATGAGGTAAGTACTTTATTTCACGAATTTGGTCATGCTTTGCACGGATTATTCGCTGACGGACCTTACGACAGAACAGCCGGTAGCGTACCTCGCGATTTTGTTGAGCTGCCATCGCAAATTATGGAAAACTGGGCGGCCGAGCCTGAGGTAATGAAAGTTTATGCCAAGCATTATCAAACCGGAGAGACTATTCCTGATGAGTTGTTGGCAAAACTGCTAAAAGCCGGAACATTCAACCAGGGATTTATTACCGGTGAATATGTAGCTGCGGCATTGTTGGATATGGATTACCATACTACTGAAAATCCGAATATTGCCGATGTAAATGAATTCGAAAAAGAATCGATGGATGCTATCGGTTTGATACCTGAATTTATTCCACGTTACCGCAGTACTTATTTCTCGCATATTTTCTCGAGCGATGGTTATTCTGCTGGTTACTATGTTTACATTTGGGCAGCTGTTTTAGATACCGATGCTTTCGATGCGTTCAAACAAAGCGGCGATATTTTTAATCCTGAGTATGCAGCTAAATTCCGTACATTACTTGAAAAATGTGGATCGGACGATGGTATGACCATTTACCGCAATTTCCGCGGACAAGATCCATCGAAAGAACCATTATTACGTAAACGTGGTTTGTTATAAACCGATAGTTTATTCGAATATGATATACAGAAAGGTCGCCAATGGCGGCCTTTTTTGTTATGAATTGTTTTTGATCAAAAAAAAATTACCAAGCGATGTAATGCTTTTATAACGGCTGCGTCTTAACTTTGAAAACAAGCAAAAACGAAAACAAAACAAAGGAGCACATGGTTGCTAAAGATTTTAAAACAAATGTACTGCCGGTAAGTAAAAAGTTGCTTCGCTTTGCAACGCACTTTTTACACGACGAAGACGAGGCGCGGGATGTGGTGCAGGATGTGTTCCTGAAATTGTGGCAACGAAAGGAAACGCTTGAAGAAATTGAAAACATTGAGGCTTTTGCCATGCGAATGACACGGAACCGTTGCCTTGATGTGATAAGAGCAAACAAAACAGTTCCGATTGATGAAGACACCGACCGAAGATTAAAGGCGAAAACGATAGACGTTCATTCAAAAGTTGAGTTAGGCGAATCGGCCAGGCAAATTAAAAAGCTGATAGGGCAACTGCCCGAATTGCAGCAAAACATAATGCACATGCGAGACATTGAACAGCTCTCGTATGACGAGATTGAAGAGGCCACCGGACTTCAACGAAATGCGATAAGGGTAAACCTTTCGAGAGCACGAAAAAAAGTGCGCGATGAATATTTAAAGATCAATAGAAATGATGGAAACACAAGAAATACTACGATTACTGCAAAACTACTTTGATGGCAATACCACCGAGGCTGAAGAGCAACAAATATATGCTTATTTTCAGTCGGGCGAGGTAGCCGAAGAGTTGGCCGAGTACACCGAATTTTTTGGAGGTGTGGCAGAGTTGGCAAATGTGGAAGACGATCCGACCATTGAAGATGATGTTATGGATTATATTCTGGAGAGCGAACACCGCGATAAAACAAAATACCGCACCATGTGGAAAACGGTTACCGGAATTGCCGCTTCAGTAATCATCGTTCTTGGAGGTTTTCTGTTTTTTCAGGAGCAACAAAAACCTTACGACGATACATTCAGCGATCCGGAAGAAGCTTATGCTTACGCAGCCAAAACACTGCAATTTGTTGGTAGCAAGTACAACCAGGGGCTGGCACACTTATCAGAGTTCGAGAAACTGCGAAAAGGCAGCGAACCTGTAAAAAAAGCCACAGAACCAGTCGTAGAGTTTTACGAAGGAATTGAAAAAATAGAAGCAACAGAAGCAAGTAGCTCCGTGCAGGATTTAGACAGCATGTAAAGAGCGAAAAGCTTCGACTTAAATAAAATAAAAGAATTCAGAAACGATGCAGTTGGCGCGCATTCTGCAAGTTCTGAGTGGAAAACGAAAAGTACAAACAATTAAAAAACGAATATCATGAAACGAGCAATGAGATGCATTGGCTATATGAGAAACAATCAAAAGCGAGTTACATCGAATGCCGTTGAGGATCAAAAAATTTAATGAGATGAAAAAGTTATTATTGATTTTAGCAGTTCTATTGCCCATGGCAGTGCTTGCACAAAAAAGCCCGGTTGACAAGTTATTCGAAAAGTATGCCAACCAAAAGGGAATGACCACCGTAAATATTTCAGGTAAATTACTGGGATTTGCTGCCCAGATTGAAACAGGCGACAAAGACACGCAGGAATTGTTATCAGGATTAAACGGTGTACGCATTTTATCTGTAGAAGATGACGCTTTAAATGAAAAGCTTGACTTTTATAAAGAACTTAGCGACGATGGTTTTTTCAAAAACAACGATTTTGAAGTGTTGATGGAAGTAACCGAAGACGATGAAGTTGTTCGTTTCCTTGCACGTGATGCCGGTAACGGAAAAATATCAGACCTGATTCTTGTAGTTGGAGGGGATGACAACGCATTAATTAGCATTAGCGGAATAATCGATCCGGAAAATATTGGTAAAATCACTAAAGCCGTTAATGTTGATGTAGGTGATTTTGAATAACAGAGTTTACCATTTTAATCTAACCATAACATAAAAAAATCCGGGTTTTGCCCGGATTTTTTTATGCTTTAGCAGACAGTCACACTGAGCGAAGTCGAAGTGTGATATCAATTCGAAATAATTTACAGAAATTAAAAGGTCATAAAGTTAGCCTCATTCTCAATAAAATGAACAGGCACATCTTTTACGAAACCTTTCAGCCACTGTGCACAGTAATCCATTCCGGCTTCTTCAGATTTTATATGCCCCAGAAAGATTACAGCTTTGTTTTTTCCCAATGTAGCTGCATCGTTCGCATAAAGGTAGGTTTCCCATTCGCTGGCTTCGCCGGCTACCATTACCTCAACCTCTGGCATATTCAGCATTTGTATTTGGCGGGCACCACCGGGAGCTCCAACTGCCAGCCCCACTTTTGTGAATTTCATTTCAGGATTGCCAATTACACGTACAGTTTGCATTCCCAATTGATCTTTTAACTCAAGCGCAAAGTCTGATAGTTTTTTCTCCGGCATTTTATAAAGTGTACCGGCATCGTTAACAGCAAAATCCTGCCATCCCAGTTTGTTAATCATTCCAGCATAAATACCATCGGGTTTAGTCATGTGAATATGATCGTGAAACCGGAATACAACTAATTTGTAATCTTCAATAAATTTTCGCTTTTCAGTATAAACCGGGTCGTTTGCATAGGCATCGGTTTCATCCAGGTGATTGTAAAAAATAGGTTCGTGGGTAATTATAAAGTTGCAGTTCATTTCAACCGCCTTTTGCAGTGTGCGCATATCGGCAAACATACAAACTGCAATACCTTTAATTTCTGTGTCGGGATCGCCAACCTTAAAAACATCAACAGTCGTTTCAGCCCAATCGCAGGTAACGTTTTCTTTCATCATATTTACCACTGCCTGAGGGGTGAGTTTGTTTTGCCCAAACGAACAAAGTGGGATTAAGAATAGTAATAACAAAATGTTTTTCATTGGTTTAAATTTATAAGTGTTCTGATGACCTCAAAAGTAAAGAATTTTTATTTGCATGGGCGCTGATAGCGGTTTGTAGCTGGTGTAAAACATAGTTATTGTTCAGTATTCCTGTTTATAAAGCAACTATTGTTGCACACATTTTATGTTGTATAAAATAGTTTTGTCAACAGAGTAGAAACTCAAAATAATTTAAGGTGATAAAATTCGAATCTGAAAGAAAAAATCCATTAAAAATTAAGAACTCAAACCACTGGTTATAAAAGTCTGAGAAGCTGATTTTTATAGGTTTTTTACGTTGTTCAGATTATTAATTTTGTTAGAAAATCAATATTAAAATGGCAAAAGTAAAAGGAGCAGTTGTTGTTGATAAGGAAGGCTGCAAAGGCTGCAGTCTTTGTGTGGAAGCTTGTCCGCACGATGTATTAGCATTGCACAAAGAGGTAAACAGCAAAGGGTATCATTATTCGTACATGAGCAACCCCGATGTTTGTATTGGATGCGCCAATTGCGGTGTTGTTTGCCCGGATACTTGCATAACGATTTATCGTGTAAAAGCAAGCTAGTAAAGGATTAATTGAACATTTTAAGGATTAATCAATCAATCGACAATTAAAAAATTAGATATGGGAGAATTAAGATTAATGAAAGGAAACGAGGTGTTGGCCGAGGCTGCCATCCGCTGCGGATGCGACGGTTATTTTGGCTATCCCATAACACCTCAGTCGGAAGTGATGGAAACATTGATGGCTCGTCAGCCCTGGAATGAAACAGGAATGACTGTGTTACAAGCTGAAAGTGAAGTTGCTTCGATAAACATGGTTTATGGTGCTGCGGCCACCGGTAAAAAGGTAATGACTTCTTCATCAAGCCCGGGCATCAGCCTTATGGCCGAAGGGATTTCGTACATTGCCGGAGCAGAGCTGCCTTGTTTAATTGTTAACGTACAACGCGGCGGACCGGGTTTGGGAACCATCCAGCCATCGCAAGCAGATTATTTCCAAAGTGTAAAAGGTGGTGGCCATGGCGATTATAAAATGATTGTGTTGGCACCGGCATCGGTTCAGGAAATGAACGACTTTGTTGATCTGGGATTCGAGCTGGCTTTTAAATACCGAAATCCGGCAATGATCTTGGCCGATGGTGCTATTGGTCAGATGATGGAAAAGGTTGAACTGGCAGATCAAAAACCACGTTGGACAAATGAAGAAATTGAAAAAATGAGTGGCGATTGGGCAACTTTAGGAAAGCCAAAGAGCCGCAAAAAGAATATTGTTACTTCGCTGGAAATGGATTCGGATAAGATGGAAGATAACAACCGCCGGTTCCAGGAGAAGTACCAAAAAATGGAAGAGGAGGAAGTACGCTACGAAGCAATTCAATGTGACGATGCAGAATTTGTAATTGTTGCATTTGGAACTTCTGCACGTGTTTGCCAAAAAGCAGTGGAAATTGCCCGCGCTAAAGGATTGAAAGTAGGTTTACTTCGTCCGATTACCTTGTTCCCGTTTCCTAAAAAGGCAATACAGGAACTGGCACGCAAAGCCAAAGGATTCCTTTCGGTTGAAATGAGTGCCGGACAAATGGTGGAAGACATCAAACTGTCGGTATACGAGGCAGGAAGCAATGCGCGTGTAAATCATTTCGGACGAATGGGAGGAATTATTCCAACACCCGATGAGGTTGTTGAGACATTGGAAGAAAAATTTTCATGGGAGTTGAGTTATGGAGTTAAACGTAGTTACTAAACCGGAGGAGATTATGGATATTAAAGAAATAATTAAACCGGAAAATCTGGTTTATCAGAAGTCGGAAGTACTGAACGACGATATTATGCACTACTGCCCGGGATGTTCTCATGGTGTGGTTCATAAAATTATGGCTGAATTGATTGAGGAAATGGGCCTTCAGGAAAAAACTGTTGGTATTGCACCGGTAGGTTGTGCCGTTTTCGCTTACAATTATATCGATATCGATTGGCAGGAAGCTGCTCACGGTCGTGCACCGGCAGTGGCAACAGGAGTTGCCCGCGTAAATCCGGATAATTTTGTTTTTACTTACCAGGGCGATGGCGACCTTGCATCGATTGGGGCAGCAGAAATAATGCATGCTTGTAACCGCGGAGAGAATATTCTAGTGGTATTTATTAATAATGGAATTTACGGAATGACCGGTGGACAGATGGCGCCAACAACACTGGAAGGAATGGTAACATCTACTACGCCAACCGGACGTAATGTTGATTTGAACGGTTATCCGATGAAGATCACCAATCTGATCGCTCAGTTGCCCGGAACCTCGTATGTAACACGTCAGGCGGTGCACACTGCAGCTACGGCCCGCAAATGCAAACGATCGCTGAAAAAAGCGATTCAGAATGTGCTGGATAAAAAAGGAACTTCCTTTGTTGAGGTGGTTTCAACCTGTAACTCGGGTTGGAAAATGAGCCCTGTGGAAGCCAATAACTGGATGGAGGAAAATATGATTCCTTATTATCCGTTGGGTGATTTGAAAGACAGTGTAAAAGGTGAACATTCGGATAATTAACAGTTAAGCATTGAAGCATTAACGAATTAAAGCATTGAAATTATGACAGAAGAAATGATAATTGCCGGATTTGGAGGACAAGGTGTTCTTTCGATGGGTAAAATTCTTGCTTACTCGGGTATTATGGAAGACAAGGAAGTAACCTGGTTCCCGTCGTACGGTCCTGAAATGCGGGGTGGTACTGCCAACGTTACAGTAATTGTTAGCGATACCCGCATTAGTTCGCCGATTTTGCAGGAGTTTGATACTGCCATTATTCTGAATCAACAGAGTATGGACAAATTCGAAAAAGCGGTGAAACCAGGTGGTACTTTGTTATACGATCCTAACGGAGTGATAAATCCGCCAACACGTACTGATATCAACATTTTTAAAGTGGAAGCCACAAAAACAGCTGTTGAGATGGGAAATCCAAAAGTGTTTAACATGATTGTTTTTGGAAGTTACCTGAAAGTACGACCAATTCTTTCGTTGGATAACGTGGAAAAAGGTTTGGAAAAATCACTTCCGGAACGTTACCATAAATTAATTCCACTAAACTTGGAGGCCATTAAAAAAGGCCAGGAGATTGTGGATGATGTACAATTGGTTTAAAAGACTAAGACAAATAAATACAAGCCTTTCATCTTTTTGATGAAGGGCTTTTTTATGCACTACAATAGTCCTTTTTCCTGTAGCGATTTTTTTACTCGAATGTGATTCGCATTGAATTTATCTTCAATTTCACGGAATACCTTTTTATATTCCGGATTTTTCCGCAGATTATCCATCATTGGATCGATAGGTGTAAACAAAATCGTCCAGTAATGAAAGTTATCCTGCTTTGTGAATGCTTTTAAATAGTCGATTGCCTTGTCTGTATTTCCCTTGTAAGAGTTATAAAATGCCAGCGAAAAATTGCTGTAAATGGATGGATCATTTTCTGCCCATGTTCTGTACTGCTCAAAATATTTATCAGACAATCCCTGCTCGCCCACTTTATCAAAAGTCACACCTATTTTGCCGTTTTCCGATCGGTAAATTTCGAGATTGTACATTTCACGAGCTTCAACAAATGCTTTGTAATAGACCGCCGCTGTTTCAAAATCGCGCAGGTAATAGTATGATTTTGCCACTTCCTGCAATACATCGAGACGGGTTTTGTCTTTTTCAAAAGTAGCCAACAATGACTTGTTTAGCTGGTTCAGATCTTGATTCTTCGCATAATCGATATATGCTTTTACGTATTGCGAGTATAGGTTTTCGGGAAGGTATTCAAGTGAAATATCGATGTATTTTTCAGCTTCATCAACAAAGCCCGATTGAATAAATGCATTACTGATGTGCATGTAACTGTAACTTGCTGCCGATGAATCGTAGGTCGCAACAATATCAATTTCAAGCCCCTTTAACGCATACTCGAGGTATTTCTCGGTATTCGGTAAATAATTCACATACAATTCAACCAGAAAGATTAGAACCACATCAGAGTTGGGGCTGATCTCCAAGGCCTTTTCTAGATAAGGAAGAGCCAGTTCATATTCGCTGTGCTCCATATAAAAAAGCGCTTTGGCTGTTAAACTCTGTGGCAATTTCGAGTTGTGAAAAAGGGCCTGGTCAGCATAATAATTTATCGAGTCGGCAAACTCTTTATCCGTTTTATTCTGGTCTAAAAGATAGAAAGCAATAGCAATAGCGGCATAAGAACGGGCAAATTCTTCGTCGTGTTGGATGGCTTGCTTGAAATAAGGAATGGCTGCTTTCAGGTTTTCTTCGGTTGGTTTGCCAAGCAAATCATAACCCTTTAAAAACAGGTCGTAAGCCACCAGGTTGTTGGTTGGTGCTTTTTCTATACGTTGAATTTCTTCAGGCGTAACAATCGCTTCAATTTGTTCGGCAATACTTTTTGCCACATCGGCCTGCAGTGTAAAAATGTCTTCAGTATCGCGGCGGTATTGCTGGCTCCACAAATGTTTATCGGTTTTAGCTTCTATCAACTGTATATTGAGCAGAATCTGGTCACCAATTTTCTGCCCGCTGCCTTCAATAAGGTAGGTGGCATTTAGTTCCTTAGCAATCTCCGGCGACGATTTAGGATTGTCGCGATACTGCTCAACCGAAGTGCGACTGATTACCCGCAGGTCCTTTATTTGTTGTAGGTTGTTCAGTGTCGCCTCCATCAGTCCGTTAATGATATAAACGTTGGTGGTGTCGTTGCTGTCGTTCAAAAATGGAAGTACAGCAATCGATTTCACTTTTTTACTGTTCCCCGATTTGGGTTGTAACAGAACGTACAAAACGGCTGCAATTGCAATTATCGCAAAGAGGGAAATCAGCAGAACCGGAAACTTCTTTTTCGGAGTGGGAGCTTGCAACTCCGGTTCATTTTCCACTTCCTGTTCTTCTTGCTCTTCCGGCTCTTCGTGCATTCTCATTTCTCCGGGAGGGTAACCATAAAGCTCACGGAAACATTTAATGAAGTAGGAGGGGCTGCCAAAACCAACTTTGTACGACACTTCCGAAACGGTGTACGATCCTTCCTGAAGTAATTCGGTGGCATATTTTAAACGCACGTTGCGAATAAACTGGCTGGCGGATAAATCCGTTATTTTTTTGATTTTTCGTAACAGGTTCGAGCGGCTCATACCAACGGCATCTGCTAGTTCCGAAACACCGAATTGCTCGTTGGAAATGTTCTCTTCAACAAGTTGAGTTATCTGGCTTAGAAAATTTTTTTCTGCGGTGTTAAGATTCG comes from uncultured Draconibacterium sp. and encodes:
- a CDS encoding helix-turn-helix domain-containing protein; translated protein: MPNLNTAEKNFLSQITQLVEENISNEQFGVSELADAVGMSRSNLLRKIKKITDLSASQFIRNVRLKYATELLQEGSYTVSEVSYKVGFGSPSYFIKCFRELYGYPPGEMRMHEEPEEQEEQEVENEPELQAPTPKKKFPVLLISLFAIIAIAAVLYVLLQPKSGNSKKVKSIAVLPFLNDSNDTTNVYIINGLMEATLNNLQQIKDLRVISRTSVEQYRDNPKSSPEIAKELNATYLIEGSGQKIGDQILLNIQLIEAKTDKHLWSQQYRRDTEDIFTLQADVAKSIAEQIEAIVTPEEIQRIEKAPTNNLVAYDLFLKGYDLLGKPTEENLKAAIPYFKQAIQHDEEFARSYAAIAIAFYLLDQNKTDKEFADSINYYADQALFHNSKLPQSLTAKALFYMEHSEYELALPYLEKALEISPNSDVVLIFLVELYVNYLPNTEKYLEYALKGLEIDIVATYDSSAASYSYMHISNAFIQSGFVDEAEKYIDISLEYLPENLYSQYVKAYIDYAKNQDLNQLNKSLLATFEKDKTRLDVLQEVAKSYYYLRDFETAAVYYKAFVEAREMYNLEIYRSENGKIGVTFDKVGEQGLSDKYFEQYRTWAENDPSIYSNFSLAFYNSYKGNTDKAIDYLKAFTKQDNFHYWTILFTPIDPMMDNLRKNPEYKKVFREIEDKFNANHIRVKKSLQEKGLL